The following coding sequences lie in one Phragmites australis chromosome 8, lpPhrAust1.1, whole genome shotgun sequence genomic window:
- the LOC133927021 gene encoding aspartyl protease family protein At5g10770-like: MCSLPSLSRQPHSQPLGRAGMAASCCPRCHGCCLLLLLLAVAASGAGAAALGAGSSSRVQLNVESLFPAHGPSCPTSQEHKHGAATGTRMPVVHQHGPCSPLANADGKAPSHEEILAADQRRVESIRRRVYETTGGGRGRPKRAAPSVVQLEPGPPSTASPASLSSSAASADLPASSGLALGTGNYVVTIGLGTPAGRFTVVFDTGSDTTWVQCRPCVVSCYRQKEPLFTPAKSSTYANISCASSYCSDLYTSGCNAGNCLYAVQYGDGSYTVGFYAQDTLTLAYDVVKEFRFGCGERNRGLFGRTAGLMGLGRGKTSLTVQAYDKYSGVFAYCLPATPSGTGFLDFGPGAPAANARLTPILTDNGPTFYYVGMTGLKVGGHLLSIPESVFYTAGTLVDSGTVITRLPPSAYAPLRSAFSRAMKGLGYKKAAAFSILDTCYDLTGVQGSVALPAVSMVFQGGACLDVDATGILYVVDVSQACLAFAPNDKDTDVAIVGNTQQKTYSVLYDLGKKVVGFAPGAC, translated from the exons ATGTGTTCGCTGCCCTCGCTAAGCCGGCAGCCCCACTCGCAACCACTTGGCCGTGCCGGCATGGCTGCTTCTTGCTGCCCCAGATGCCATGGCTGCtgcttgctcctcctcctgcttgcTGTTGCAGCATCCGGAGCTGGGGCTGCTGCTCTTGGTGCAGGGAGCAGCTCCCGTGTGCAGCTGAATGTGGAGTCCCTGTTCCCAGCTCATGGCCCGTCTTGCCCCACATCACAAG AGCACAAACACGGCGCTGCGACGGGCACGAGGATGCCGGTCGTCCACCAGCACGGCCCGTGCTCGCCGCTGGCCAACGCGGACGGGAAGGCGCCGTCCCACGAGGAGATCCTCGCCGCGGACCAGCGCCGCGTTGAGTCCATCCGCCGCCGTGTGTACGAGACCACCGGCGGGGGGCGGGGGAGACCGAAGCGCGCCGCGCCATCGGTAGTCCAGCTCGAGCCCGGGCCGCCGTCGACTGCTTCGCCGGCGTCGCTGTCGTCCTCCGCCGCGTCGGCGGACCTGCCGGCGTCGTCCGGGCTCGCGCTCGGCACGGGCAACTACGTGGTGACCATCGGGCTCGGCACGCCGGCGGGGCGGTTCACGGTGGTGTTCGACACAGGGAGCGACACGACGTGGGTGCAGTGCCGGCCGTGCGTGGTCTCCTGCTACCGGCAGAAGGAGCCGCTGTTCACCCCGGCCAAGTCGTCCACCTACGCCAACATCTCCTGCGCCTCCTCTTACTGCTCCGACCTCTACACCAGCGGCTGCAACGCCGGCAACTGCCTCTACGCCGTCCAGTACGGCGACGGCTCTTACACCGTCGGCTTCTACGCGCAGGACACCCTCACGCTTGCCTACGACGTCGTCAAG GAGTTCCGGTTCGGGTGCGGGGAGAGGAACCGGGGGCTGTTCGGGCGCACGGCGGGACTGATGGGCCTCGGCCGCGGCAAGACGTCGCTGACGGTGCAGGCGTACGACAAGTACAGCGGCGTGTTCGCGTACTGCCTCCCGGCGACGCCGTCCGGGACGGGGTTCCTGGACTTCGGCCCGGGCGCGCCGGCGGCGAACGCGCGGCTCACGCCGATTCTGACCGACAACGGGCCGACGTTCTACTACGTGGGGATGACGGGGCTCAAGGTGGGCGGGCACCTGCTGTCCATCCCGGAGTCCGTCTTCTACACGGCCGGCACGCTCGTGGACTCCGGCACGGTGATCACGCGGCTGCCCCCCTCGGCGTACGCGCCGCTGCGGTCGGCGTTTTCCAGGGCCATGAAGGGGCTCGGGTACAAGAAGGCCGCCGCGTTCTCGATCCTGGACACCTGCTACGACCTCACGGGGGTCCAGGGCAGCGTGGCGCTCCCCGCGGTGTCGATGGTGTTCCAGGGCGGCGCGTGCCTGGACGTGGACGCGACGGGGATCCTGTACGTGGTGGACGTGTCGCAGGCGTGCCTGGCGTTCGCGCCCAACGACAAGGATACGGACGTGGCCATCGTCGGGAACACGCAACAGAAGACGTACTCCGTGCTGTACGACCTCGGCAAGAAGGTCGTCGGCTTCGCCCCCGGAGCTTGCTGA